The DNA window GTAgaagcctaaacctatcgatgttacgttgagctgggtgaatggaatatgaatgacagtcatccaatatgctgtaatagaaataaggccatgcttaTACAAATAATCATCCTCCCTGAATGGCATGACCACCACTGATGGGGTTATGTGTGTGTTACAGATGAGAAGACAGGCTCCCTGAAGCTGAGCAACCTGAGCAGCAACATGTCGGGGAAGTACGTGTGTTTGGCCAGCAACACGGCTGGCACAAAGAGATGCTACATCAACCTGGAGGTCATCACCTGTACGTACTTTTATAGTgcaacactggacacacacaactCACTATATACTATGTGGTCCAGTCAGAATGTAGAGAAATGTGCTTCCTAAAACAGTTGGCACCTGGTATGTGAAACCGTTTTGAAAACCAGAGCATGCAGATATCCAGAGCAAGTCATCAAGAATGCATTTTAATTGGGACTGATTCACTGCCTTCACTTAAATTTAGTTTTCCTTCATTTAATGTGCacttaaaaaaacaaatgatagtcacactaagtgcaaaccagatgggatggcgtatcgctgcagaacactgtggtagccatgctgggtaagtgtgccttgaattctaaataaatcactgtcaccagcaaagcatcatcacaccaccacctccatgcttcacagtgggaaccacacatgcagagatccggtcacctactctgcgtctcacaaagacacggcggttggaaagaaaatctcaaatttggactcatcagaccaaaggacagatttccaccagtctaatgtccattgcttgtattttgtggccaaagcaagtctcttcttcttattggtgtccatttagtagtggtttctttgcagcaattcgaccatgaaggtctgattcacgcagtctcttttgaacagttgatgatgtgtctgttacttgaactctgtgaagcatttatttgggctacaatttctgaggctggcagctctctaatgaacgtatcctctgcagcagagggaattctgggtcttcctttcctgtagcgttcctgagagccagtttcaccatagtgcttgatgttttttgaCACTGCACTTGAAACTTTTAAAGATGTTGAAATtttacggattgactgaccttcatgtcttaaagtaatgatggtctgtcttttctctttgctttctctttgcttatttgagctgttcttgccataatatggaccaaatagggctatttttccaaatagggctatttttccaaatagggctattttaccaaatagggctatttttccaaatagggctatcttctgtataccacccctaccttgtcacaactgattggctcaaacgcattaagaagtaaagaaattccacaaatgaacttttaacaaggtacacctgttaattgaaatgctttcctggtgacttcctcatgaagctgattgagagaatgtgtgtgcaaagctgtcaaggcaggGTGGTGTACTTGGCagaatctaaaatatgaaatacattttgatttaagactttttggttactacatgattccatatgtgttattacatagttttgatgtcttcactgttattatacaatgtagaaaatagtacaaataaacccttgaatgagaacgtgtgtcaacttttgactggtactatatccacacacacacacacacacacggtgtgtctgtgtgtcaattCCTACACGTGGTAGCTATCTCTTTCTGTTATCTATTACCACCTAACATTTCTTTCCTTAGTTTGCTGGGAGACTACAGTATAAAATAGGACAAAAAATGCAATTCATCTTCTTTAAAGGAAACCTCAATTTGGTGGAAAAGGGACATTGGTTGATGCTACTCTGTTAATTAAATTGACATTTAATTTAGAGGATTAATTGTCTTTTCTGTCTGTACGTTCTTATCTTTACATTGCCACAAAGACAGATCTCTGCCTAGTCATTGAAAAAGACTGAACAGTCACAGGCTGCTGTACATGTACTGTTGGGTTAAGAGAGCTGGGTATTGAGTGAATGTAAGAACAAAACTAATGTACaaataacatgatgctgccgtaGTTTTATTATCTTTTGGACCACAGCGGCTAAATTACTACAGCATCTAAacatatatgtatttatttcatttccCCTGGAGAGTGAAGTACTATACCACAGATCTGTAGTGCAAGTGTGTTTTTAATGTTGTGTGTTTCCCCAGCGACCAACGCAGGGAGGATTGCTGGGGCCACGGTGGGCTCGGTGCTGGGTGTAAtcttcatcatcctcttcctcgtTGGTCTcctgaggagaaggagagactcTGAGGAGGACCTGGCCAATGACATCAAGTTAGATTCACcttcacttgtgtgtgtgtgtgtgtgtgtgtgtggtgatcaATGTGCACATATTAGTATACTATACAAAGATGTATACTGTTATATACCTGTGACATGAAGGTGTGCGTATGCCAAATGGATGTCAGCCagtctctcaccccttctcttcctcctctccacccccaggGAGGACGCTCAGGCGCCCAAGCGCGTCTCGTGGGCCAAGAGCGGCGGCTCTGGCTCGGACGTGGTCTCCAAAAAGGGCACACTCTCCTCCATCACTACCGCCAACAGGCCCCACCAGAGGGAGCCCTCTTCCCAGCTATATCCCCACCACCCTCCCTCTGACACCACCTCCATCATCATTGCCACAGGCAGCGTCTCTGGCTACCGCCTCGGGCCGCGCAATGGAGCCTCCACACCCACCCATGGCCACGCCCTGCCGGGCTACAGCTACAACGCTGATACAACCCTGACCCACGGACAACTGTCTAATTCTGCAGCACCCAGTGCCAACGTTAGTCCCAGAACCCAGCACCCACAGAGCTATACCCAGCCCCAGACAGCACGTACAGCCCCGCACCCGCCACCTCTGCCCACTGTCGTGACCGCGTCCAACATTTCCCGCATGGGAGGGGTTCCCATCATGGTGCCAGCTCAGAACCAGGCCGGCTCGCTGGTGTAGTGCCAGTCTGTCGTGGTGCAGTGTCCCTTTACCCTTCAACTGTACTTACTCACATAGATTTTCAAAAGGAAAAGATTAAAATGCCACAAAGATATAGCTAACTCGAGGATTAAAGCTTGAATTGGCCATCGAAGATGGAGCGTTTGACCTGCTCAAAATGCAGTGAGATCATTGGTAAGACCTTAAGAGATGGAGATTAAGAGATGGCTAATTTATTTAATGAAGTATACAGAAGTACAttgtattaaaatgttttttattctCCATATGTATACAAAATATGTACAGATCTGGATTTCATACATTTGGGAAGTATTTCGTATTTTTTCTATTGCACATTCAATCagtgtattttttttacaaagtTTTCCAATGCAACTATTTAAGTCATCGGTCTTTCTCTGACAAGATTGTATTCACTCTATCACGTCCTATCAAGGCCATTGTATGATGTCACTTTCAAAACAGGGATTTGACAAGATGTCATGGCACACTGGTGCTAGATCCCCTGATTTTACTTCTTTGTGCATTCCTGCAATTTAGATTATGAAGGACCAAATTAGTTAGAATAAAATGAATAATATGCTGTTCTTCAATCTATTTCAACTTCTCAAATGAGTGTAAACAAATATGGTGGACTACTGCTGAATACCTGCGTAGCATCATGCAGTTAAGAGAATAAACTGACTGGGCATACTAGATTTTCTAAATGCAAAGTACACTTTTTGCCTTTTCATGTTCCTTGTTTCAAACTTCATGACAATTCTCTTTAGACACAGCTCTTAAAACGTATGTCTTTTACCACATAGGAATAGCTTTTTATATTATGTAAAATACAATTTGACACATTTTGTCAATTACATGGAATTTAGCGACTAAGATTATGGTTACACCATCGAGCTGTAATGATTTTGGGTCGCTCTCTGCAAGGAAATTGTAAATAAGGTTTGCTTTCAATTGTATTTGAGGCTGTTCATTAACACTTGTGACTGACTGGATACAAAAGCAGAGTTTCTACTTGTCAACATCCCAAGCCGACAAGTTAATTGATGGATATAGACCCAAATGTCATCATATCAAATTAGTAAGATGAGGCACTTGTTtgaaatggaggaggaggtgtgatggtgtgggggtgctttgctggtgacaccatctgtgattttatttagaattcaaggcacacttaaccagcatggctaccatagcattctgcagcggtacaccatcccatctggtttgcgcttagtcccactatcatttgtttttcaacaggacaatgacccaaaacacacctccaggcggtgtaagggctatttgacaaa is part of the Oncorhynchus clarkii lewisi isolate Uvic-CL-2024 chromosome 10, UVic_Ocla_1.0, whole genome shotgun sequence genome and encodes:
- the LOC139418150 gene encoding endothelial cell-selective adhesion molecule-like, which encodes MEMYTLRKFGTLLSLAFLLYFPGVLAQIQMPQSIMKVIEGQKVVLQAWYSTSYSIGKNTVLWNFVANNSQLIISYTLDSISLGSPQFEERVGFTATMPSANLSLYINNTKESDSGRYFCQVIIPGAQGLTGELILDVIVPPAVPECALSGKPVLKGNVTLSCMSKSGKPIPMYKWQKTSPTSEVFFSPMLNEKTGSLKLSNLSSNMSGKYVCLASNTAGTKRCYINLEVITSTNAGRIAGATVGSVLGVIFIILFLVGLLRRRRDSEEDLANDIKEDAQAPKRVSWAKSGGSGSDVVSKKGTLSSITTANRPHQREPSSQLYPHHPPSDTTSIIIATGSVSGYRLGPRNGASTPTHGHALPGYSYNADTTLTHGQLSNSAAPSANVSPRTQHPQSYTQPQTARTAPHPPPLPTVVTASNISRMGGVPIMVPAQNQAGSLV